One window of Oryza brachyantha chromosome 12, ObraRS2, whole genome shotgun sequence genomic DNA carries:
- the LOC102708853 gene encoding protein P21-like: MATTRALVFLLGVVAVVCGVDAVTITVVNRCSYTVWPGALPGGGVRLDPGRSWTLNVPSGTKAARIWPRTGCSFDGSGRGRCVTGDCRNALACSVSGTPPTTLAEYTLGTPGVGDSTDYFDLSVIDGFNVPMSFQPASNGERCSRRRGPTCAVDITAQCLPELRVAGGCDSACGRFGGDTYCCRGQYEHNCPPTKYSKFFKEKCPDAYSYAKDDQSSTFTCPAGTNYQIVMCP; this comes from the coding sequence ATGGCCACTACTCGCGcgctcgtcttcctcctcggcgtcgtcgccgtcgtgtgcGGCGTCGACGCGGTGACCATCACCGTGGTGAACCGGTGCAGCTACACGGTGTGGCCGGGCGCGCtcccgggcggcggcgtgcggctgGACCCGGGCAGGTCGTGGACGCTCAACGTGCCCTCCGGCACAAAGGCCGCCAGGATCTGGCCGCGCACGGGCTGCAGTTTCGACGGCAGCGGGCGCGGCCGCTGCGTCACCGGCGACTGCCGCAACGCGCTGGCCTGCTCCGTGTCCGgcacgccgccgacgacgctgGCGGAGTACACCCTGGGCACCCCGGGCGTGGGCGACTCCACCGACTACTTCGACCTGTCCGTGATCGACGGGTTCAACGTGCCGATGAGCTTCCAGCCGGCCAGCAACGGCGAGCGgtgcagccggcggcgcgggccgACGTGCGCGGTGGACATCACGGCGCAGTGCCTGCCGGAGCTGAGGGTGGCGGGGGGGTGCGACAGCGCGTGCGGCAGGTTCGGCGGCGACACCTACTGCTGCCGGGGACAGTACGAGCACAACTGCCCGCCGACCAAGTACTCCAAGTTCTTCAAGGAGAAGTGCCCTGACGCCTACAGCTACGCCAAGGACGATCAGAGCAGCACCTTCACCTGCCCTGCCGGCACCAACTATCAGATCGTCATGTGCCCTTAA